A genomic segment from Aegilops tauschii subsp. strangulata cultivar AL8/78 chromosome 1, Aet v6.0, whole genome shotgun sequence encodes:
- the LOC109779265 gene encoding cold shock domain-containing protein 4 — protein MGERVKGTVKWFNVTKGFGFISPDDGGEDLFVHQSAIKSDGYRSLNENDAVEFEIITGDDGRTKASDVTAPGGGALSGGSRPGEGGGDRGGRGGYGGGGGGYGGGGGGYGGGGGGYGGGGGGYGGGGYGGGGGGGRGCYKCGEDGHISRDCPQGGGGGGGYGGGGYGGGGGGGRECYKCGEEGHISRDCPQGGGGGGYGGGGGRGGGGGGGGCFSCGESGHFSRECPNKAH, from the coding sequence ATGGGGGAGAGGGTCAAGGGAACCGTGAAGTGGTTCAACGTCACCAAGGGGTTCGGCTTCATCTCCCCGGACGACGGCGGCGAGGACCTTTTCGTCCACCAGTCCGCCATCAAGTCCGACGGCTACCGCAGCCTCAACGAGAACGACGCCGTCGAGTTCGAGATAATCACCGGCGACGACGGACGCACCAAGGCCTCCGACGTCACCGCACCAGGAGGAGGGGcgctctccggcggctcccgCCCTGGCGAAGGCGGTGGTGACCGCGGGGGCCGCGGCGGctatggaggcggcggcggtggctacggcggtggcggtggcggctacggaggcggtggtggcggctacggcggcggtggtggcggctACGGTGGCGGTGGCTatggaggcggcggtggcggcggccgtGGGTGCTACAAGTGCGGCGAAGATGGCCACATCTCCAGGGACTGCCCccagggcggcggtggcggcggcggctacggcgGTGGTGGCTacggaggtggtggcggcggcggccgtgagTGCTACAAGTGCGGCGAGGAGGGCCACATCTCCAGGGACTGCCcccagggcggcggcggcggcggctacggaggcggtggcggccgtggcggtggcggcggcggtggcggctgcTTCTCCTGCGGCGAGTCCGGCCACTTCTCCCGCGAGTGCCCCAACAAGGCCCACTAG